From Pseudoalteromonas viridis, the proteins below share one genomic window:
- the truC gene encoding tRNA pseudouridine(65) synthase TruC, whose translation MLEIIYQDEHYVAINKPSGLLVHRSFLDKHETQFAMQMLRDQLGQHVFPVHRLDRPTSGVLLFALSSEAARDMNQVFIDGTVQKRYLALVRGFAPADVYVDKPLKEQLDKIADKFADQDKAPQEAQTQFNCLHQATLNIPLGKYPSIRYSLVECFPKTGRKHQIRRHLNHLNHPIIGDVNHGDNKQNHFFQDHFGIRRLMLFATELKFLHPYSQQPITIRASLGEDMLNLCKQLGWPDTEKDYQ comes from the coding sequence ATGTTAGAAATCATTTATCAGGATGAGCACTATGTGGCCATCAATAAGCCATCGGGATTGCTGGTTCATCGCTCGTTTTTAGACAAGCATGAAACGCAGTTTGCGATGCAGATGCTCAGAGATCAGCTGGGGCAGCATGTCTTCCCTGTCCACCGACTTGACCGTCCCACCTCGGGGGTTCTGCTGTTTGCGCTGAGCTCAGAGGCTGCGCGCGATATGAATCAGGTGTTTATCGACGGGACCGTACAAAAGCGTTATCTGGCCTTGGTCCGTGGCTTTGCTCCAGCAGACGTCTATGTTGATAAACCATTGAAAGAGCAGTTGGATAAAATTGCCGATAAATTTGCGGATCAAGATAAAGCCCCCCAGGAAGCACAAACTCAGTTCAATTGTTTGCACCAGGCAACGCTGAATATCCCGCTGGGTAAATACCCCAGCATTCGTTACTCTTTGGTGGAGTGTTTTCCTAAAACAGGTCGTAAACACCAGATCCGGCGTCATCTTAACCACCTCAATCACCCCATCATTGGTGATGTAAATCACGGGGATAACAAGCAGAACCATTTTTTTCAGGATCATTTTGGCATTCGCCGCCTGATGTTGTTTGCAACTGAGCTGAAGTTTTTGCATCCTTATAGTCAACAACCCATCACCATTCGCGCCAGTCTGGGAGAAGATATGTTGAACCTGTGCAAACAACTGGGCTGGCCAGACACCGAAAAGGACTACCAATAA
- a CDS encoding YqcC family protein encodes MDHPVWHLLDELERTLREAELWQTEPVPAQALLSVQPFSCDTLRFEQWLQFVFIVKMRALIQSGAALPANMAIAPMAEVSFAQHPNYKALQSVLQRLDSAVSESAPC; translated from the coding sequence ATGGATCACCCTGTATGGCATTTGCTTGACGAGCTGGAGCGCACGTTGCGCGAGGCTGAGCTTTGGCAGACAGAGCCAGTCCCGGCGCAGGCGTTATTGTCTGTGCAGCCATTTAGTTGCGATACGTTACGTTTTGAGCAGTGGTTGCAGTTTGTTTTTATCGTTAAGATGCGTGCTCTCATACAAAGCGGTGCAGCTTTACCGGCTAATATGGCCATCGCCCCAATGGCAGAAGTCAGCTTCGCACAACACCCTAATTATAAAGCATTGCAGAGTGTGTTACAGCGACTAGACTCAGCTGTATCGGAGTCGGCCCCATGTTAG